One Thiocapsa bogorovii DNA segment encodes these proteins:
- a CDS encoding polyprenyl synthetase family protein, translating into MDITALRQPVAEDVKAVDALILRRLRSDVVLINQIGNYIVNSGGKRLRPLSVLLASRACGYSGDRHIDIAAVVEFIHTATLLHDDVVDASELRRNRETANVVWGNDASVLVGDFLYSRAFEMMVDVGNMRVMDILSHATNRIAEGEVLQLLNTRDPDTGQGRYMEVITRKTATLFEAGVRLGAVLAGSNPGVEEAAASYGLNLGIAFQLIDDALDYSPANAELGKNVGDDLDEGKPTLPVIRAMEVGTPDQKLLLRKAIEEGGREHMESVVAVIASTDAITYTKRLAEDYADQAKRALRAFPPCPATEALATLADFSVDRKH; encoded by the coding sequence ATGGATATCACCGCGCTCCGACAACCCGTCGCCGAAGACGTCAAGGCCGTTGACGCCTTGATCTTGCGCCGACTTCGGTCAGACGTGGTGCTGATCAATCAGATCGGGAACTATATCGTCAACAGCGGCGGCAAACGACTGCGCCCGCTTTCGGTGCTCCTCGCGTCTCGAGCCTGCGGTTACAGCGGTGACCGCCATATCGATATCGCGGCCGTCGTGGAGTTCATCCACACGGCGACCCTCCTGCATGACGACGTCGTCGATGCCTCCGAGCTCAGACGCAACCGCGAAACGGCCAACGTCGTCTGGGGTAACGATGCCAGCGTTCTGGTCGGAGACTTCCTCTATTCGCGCGCGTTCGAGATGATGGTCGATGTCGGGAACATGCGCGTCATGGACATCCTCTCACACGCGACCAACCGGATCGCCGAGGGCGAGGTGCTCCAACTCTTAAATACCCGCGACCCCGACACCGGTCAGGGCCGATACATGGAAGTCATCACGCGCAAGACGGCGACGCTATTCGAAGCGGGGGTGCGCCTCGGTGCCGTACTCGCCGGATCGAACCCCGGGGTCGAGGAGGCCGCAGCGAGCTACGGCCTGAACCTCGGGATCGCGTTCCAACTGATCGACGACGCGCTCGATTACAGTCCGGCAAACGCCGAGCTCGGCAAGAACGTCGGCGACGACCTCGACGAGGGCAAACCCACCCTTCCGGTGATTCGGGCCATGGAAGTCGGAACACCCGATCAAAAGCTCCTCCTGCGCAAGGCCATCGAAGAGGGCGGTCGTGAGCATATGGAATCCGTGGTAGCGGTGATTGCGTCGACCGACGCCATTACCTATACTAAGCGGCTTGCGGAAGACTACGCAGATCAAGCAAAACGTGCACTGCGCGCCTTTCCTCCTTGCCCCGCCACGGAAGCCTTGGCGACACTGGCGGATTTCTCGGTTGACCGCAAGCACTGA
- the rpmA gene encoding 50S ribosomal protein L27, with translation MAHKKAGGSSRNGRDSESKRLGVKVFGGQVVKAGSIIVRQRGTRFHGGVNVGCGRDHTLFALRDGIVTFVEQGPKNRKFVTVVEKPADVGSA, from the coding sequence ATGGCACACAAGAAAGCTGGCGGCAGCTCACGCAACGGGCGTGATTCGGAATCCAAACGGCTCGGCGTCAAGGTCTTTGGTGGGCAGGTCGTGAAGGCGGGGTCCATCATCGTTCGCCAACGCGGGACCCGATTCCACGGCGGAGTCAACGTCGGCTGTGGACGGGATCACACCCTCTTTGCCCTGCGCGACGGGATCGTGACCTTTGTCGAGCAAGGCCCGAAGAATCGGAAGTTCGTGACGGTGGTCGAGAAGCCGGCCGACGTCGGCTCCGCCTGA
- a CDS encoding MFS transporter, producing the protein MPDLDRTYRIGPIHLAPSVLPRNGWTFLAAAFFSIGLMIFISIGQTYILNEHLGVPESKQGAISGNLVFLTEIVTLLLFLPAGVLMDRIGRRGVYASGFLVLALTYVLYPLAESVEALYVYRVLYAIGVVAVAGGLSTVLADYPAERSRGKLVAIVGVMSGLGVVLISQGLGAMPKVFTGAGFDGVTAGRLTHFIVAGLAVAVAVLLLWGLKPGVPVRLQDRPSVRELLVGGFAHGRNPRILLAYSSAFIARGDQSVNAIFLVLWGTLAAKAAGMESASAVMSGTLIFVMAQISALVWAPVLGPLLDRIDRVTGLAICMALAALGNLSLLALEDPLSTYGPVFFILLGIGQISVYLGGQSLIGKEAPVGQRGSVLGAFNVAGAIGILLITPVGGYLFDRIDPRAPFIVVGLINVMLVFASIYVRIRHSPEPSSAYGENRTFLR; encoded by the coding sequence ATGCCCGACCTCGACCGGACCTACCGGATCGGCCCGATCCATTTGGCGCCCTCCGTTCTGCCTCGGAACGGCTGGACCTTCTTGGCGGCTGCCTTCTTCTCGATCGGGTTGATGATCTTCATCTCCATCGGCCAGACCTACATCCTCAACGAGCATCTCGGGGTTCCGGAATCCAAGCAAGGCGCGATCAGCGGCAACCTTGTGTTCCTCACCGAGATCGTGACCCTGTTGCTCTTTCTGCCGGCCGGCGTTCTCATGGACAGAATCGGTCGCCGAGGGGTTTACGCGTCGGGGTTTCTGGTCCTGGCGTTGACCTATGTCCTCTATCCGCTGGCGGAGTCGGTCGAGGCGCTCTATGTGTACCGGGTCCTCTATGCGATCGGTGTGGTCGCGGTCGCGGGCGGGTTGTCGACCGTCCTTGCCGATTATCCAGCAGAACGCTCCCGCGGCAAGTTGGTGGCCATCGTCGGTGTCATGAGCGGCTTGGGTGTCGTCCTCATCAGTCAAGGTCTCGGTGCCATGCCGAAGGTCTTCACCGGGGCGGGTTTCGACGGCGTCACCGCGGGAAGGTTGACCCATTTTATCGTCGCGGGCCTCGCCGTCGCGGTTGCTGTATTGCTCCTGTGGGGTCTTAAACCGGGTGTTCCCGTGCGTCTCCAAGATCGTCCAAGCGTGCGCGAGCTCTTGGTCGGCGGGTTTGCGCACGGGCGTAATCCGCGCATCCTCCTGGCATATTCATCTGCATTCATCGCACGCGGCGACCAATCGGTCAACGCGATCTTTCTCGTCCTCTGGGGCACCCTGGCCGCCAAGGCGGCCGGCATGGAGTCCGCTTCGGCGGTGATGAGCGGGACCCTGATCTTCGTGATGGCGCAGATCTCGGCACTCGTCTGGGCGCCGGTTCTCGGTCCGTTGCTGGATCGGATCGACAGGGTCACCGGGCTCGCGATCTGCATGGCCCTGGCGGCCTTGGGTAATCTGAGTCTGTTGGCGCTCGAGGACCCGCTCTCCACGTACGGACCGGTCTTCTTTATCCTTTTGGGGATCGGGCAGATCAGTGTCTACCTCGGCGGTCAATCCCTGATCGGGAAAGAGGCACCGGTTGGGCAACGGGGCTCGGTGCTCGGTGCCTTCAACGTTGCCGGAGCGATCGGCATTCTCTTGATTACGCCTGTTGGCGGGTATCTCTTCGATCGGATCGATCCCCGCGCACCCTTTATTGTTGTGGGCCTGATCAACGTGATGCTCGTCTTCGCGAGCATCTACGTGCGCATCAGGCATTCGCCGGAGCCGTCGAGTGCATACGGCGAGAACAGAACCTTCCTGCGATGA
- a CDS encoding DegT/DnrJ/EryC1/StrS family aminotransferase: MQFIDLKSQYRLIEDDVRARIHAVLEHGQYIMGPEVEALEIALAEFVGTRHCIGLSSGTDALLAAMMALEIGRGDEVITTPFTFIATGEMIALLGVRPVFVDIDPATYNIDPARIEEAITGRTRAIMPVSLYGQCADMDAINEIAARHRLPVIEDAAQSFGATYKGKRSCALSSIGCTSFFPSKPLGAYGDAGACFTNDDDLAKRLKEIRNHGQDRRYHHPRLGLNGRIDTLQAAVLLAKLPLFRNEVDARSRLGARYSEMLQARGAVSSEIGNGAVLTPFIAPGNESVYAQYTIQVDGRDRVAETLAAEGIPTAVHYPVPLNDQPVFQPSLERFGTPVSARVAQRVISLPMHPYLSDQDQVGIADAVANAAGLGTA; the protein is encoded by the coding sequence ATGCAATTCATCGACTTGAAGTCACAGTATCGACTGATCGAAGACGACGTGAGGGCCCGCATTCATGCGGTCTTGGAGCACGGGCAATACATCATGGGACCCGAGGTCGAAGCGCTGGAGATCGCGCTCGCCGAATTCGTCGGCACGCGGCACTGCATCGGTCTTTCGAGCGGGACCGACGCCTTGCTCGCGGCCATGATGGCATTGGAGATCGGTCGGGGCGACGAGGTCATCACCACACCGTTCACCTTTATCGCCACCGGGGAGATGATTGCGTTGCTCGGCGTGCGTCCCGTCTTCGTCGACATCGACCCCGCGACCTACAACATCGACCCCGCCCGCATCGAAGAGGCCATCACTGGACGGACCCGAGCCATCATGCCCGTTTCTCTCTACGGCCAATGCGCAGACATGGATGCCATCAATGAGATCGCCGCAAGGCACCGGCTGCCCGTGATCGAAGACGCCGCACAGAGCTTCGGAGCCACCTACAAGGGGAAGCGGTCCTGTGCCCTGTCTTCGATCGGCTGCACGTCATTCTTCCCTTCCAAGCCGCTGGGCGCATACGGCGACGCCGGTGCCTGTTTCACGAACGACGATGATTTGGCGAAAAGGCTGAAAGAGATCAGGAACCACGGTCAAGATCGCCGTTACCACCACCCGCGTCTTGGCCTGAACGGCCGCATCGACACGCTTCAGGCTGCGGTTCTCCTTGCGAAGCTACCCCTGTTTCGGAATGAGGTCGATGCGCGGAGCCGGCTGGGCGCACGCTACTCCGAAATGCTTCAGGCCCGAGGAGCAGTCTCCAGCGAGATCGGCAACGGCGCGGTGTTGACGCCATTCATCGCACCAGGTAACGAATCGGTCTATGCGCAGTACACCATCCAGGTCGACGGGCGCGATCGAGTGGCAGAGACGCTGGCGGCGGAAGGGATTCCGACGGCGGTACACTATCCCGTGCCGTTGAACGATCAACCCGTGTTTCAACCCAGTCTGGAGCGGTTCGGAACGCCTGTCAGCGCCCGCGTTGCGCAGCGGGTCATCAGTCTGCCGATGCATCCGTACCTGTCGGATCAGGATCAAGTCGGGATCGCCGATGCGGTCGCAAATGCCGCTGGACTCGGCACCGCTTAA
- a CDS encoding type II secretion system F family protein produces MATALKTKPKPKPQAEKAYVFTWEGRDRRGAKVTGETRAPSMTMVRADLRRQGVSPTKVKKKPQPLFSGKKKITSTDLAIFSRQLATMMSAGVPLVQAFDIVGRGHENPAMQDLILGIKQDIESGTAMALAMGKYPLYFDDLVCNLVAAGEQAGVLDVLLDKIATYKEKTESIKGKIKKAMFYPVAVIGVAIIVSAVLLIFVIPQFKDLFASFGADLPAFTLMVIGLSDALQKWWWAVLLGLGAIGYVIGNSYKRSRAFREAIDRTALKIPIIGPILNKAALARFARTLSTMFAAGVPLVEALDSVSGATGNIVYQNAVLKMREEVATGQSLQLSMRQQDLFPHMVIQMTSIGEESGSLDDMLAKVADFYEEQVDNAVDSLSSLLEPLIMVVIGGLVGSLIIAMYLPIFKLASVV; encoded by the coding sequence ATGGCAACCGCACTCAAGACGAAGCCGAAACCCAAACCGCAGGCCGAGAAGGCTTACGTCTTTACCTGGGAAGGTCGCGATCGGCGGGGAGCCAAGGTGACGGGCGAGACCCGCGCGCCCAGTATGACGATGGTGCGAGCCGATCTACGACGGCAAGGCGTGAGCCCGACCAAGGTCAAGAAAAAGCCCCAACCGCTCTTCAGCGGCAAAAAGAAGATCACCAGCACCGATCTCGCCATCTTCAGCCGGCAACTCGCAACCATGATGTCCGCCGGCGTTCCCTTGGTTCAGGCGTTCGATATCGTCGGTCGCGGCCACGAAAACCCGGCGATGCAGGACTTGATCCTAGGCATCAAGCAAGACATCGAGAGCGGCACCGCCATGGCACTCGCGATGGGAAAATATCCGCTCTATTTCGACGACCTGGTCTGCAACCTGGTGGCCGCCGGCGAGCAGGCCGGCGTACTGGACGTCCTGCTCGACAAGATCGCGACCTACAAGGAAAAGACCGAGTCGATCAAGGGCAAGATCAAGAAGGCCATGTTCTACCCGGTGGCGGTCATCGGCGTGGCCATTATCGTGAGCGCGGTTCTGCTCATCTTCGTCATCCCGCAGTTCAAGGATCTGTTCGCAAGTTTCGGTGCGGATCTGCCCGCCTTCACGCTCATGGTCATCGGCCTGTCCGATGCACTGCAGAAATGGTGGTGGGCGGTCCTGCTCGGACTCGGCGCGATCGGCTATGTCATCGGCAACAGCTACAAACGCTCCCGTGCGTTCCGCGAGGCGATCGATCGCACCGCGCTGAAGATCCCGATCATCGGGCCGATCCTGAACAAGGCCGCGCTCGCGCGTTTTGCCCGAACCCTATCCACCATGTTCGCGGCCGGCGTGCCGCTCGTCGAGGCGCTGGATTCGGTCTCGGGTGCCACCGGCAATATCGTCTACCAGAACGCGGTCTTGAAGATGCGCGAAGAGGTCGCGACCGGGCAATCGCTGCAACTGTCGATGCGCCAGCAAGACTTGTTTCCGCATATGGTCATTCAGATGACATCCATCGGCGAGGAATCCGGATCGCTCGACGACATGCTCGCGAAGGTCGCCGACTTTTACGAGGAGCAGGTCGACAATGCGGTCGACAGCCTCAGTAGTCTGCTCGAACCGCTGATCATGGTTGTCATCGGCGGCCTGGTCGGCAGTTTGATCATCGCCATGTACCTGCCGATCTTCAAGCTCGCCTCGGTGGTTTAA
- the rplU gene encoding 50S ribosomal protein L21, which translates to MYAVIQTGGKQYRVSEGDTVKVEKIVADEGAVVDFDQILLVADGDDVKIGKPYVEGGKVSATVERHGRAKKVMIVKFRRRKHHLKRQGHRQAFTALKITAISAG; encoded by the coding sequence ATGTACGCGGTCATTCAAACCGGTGGCAAACAATACCGGGTTTCGGAAGGCGACACCGTTAAGGTTGAAAAGATAGTTGCCGACGAGGGTGCTGTTGTCGATTTCGATCAAATCTTACTGGTGGCCGACGGAGACGATGTCAAGATCGGCAAGCCCTACGTCGAGGGCGGTAAAGTGAGTGCAACCGTGGAACGCCACGGTCGCGCGAAAAAGGTCATGATCGTCAAGTTTCGGCGGCGTAAGCACCACCTGAAACGGCAGGGCCATCGCCAAGCATTCACGGCCCTGAAGATTACGGCGATCAGCGCCGGCTGA
- a CDS encoding prepilin peptidase, translating to MDWIDVFEQTPLLLYAVSILVGLIVGSFLNVVILRLPRMLEDEWARDCAELSGTPSSAGQPNQERLSLAHPPSTCSHCGHRIRAHENIPVVSYLLLRGRCSACGAGIGLRYPLIESFTAVLTLIVVLQFGLDWQTGPALLLTWALIALAAIDVDTQLLPDSITLPLVWLGLILSLFAVFTDSHSAIIGAVAGYLSLWSVFHLFRLTTGKEGMGYGDFKLLALFGAWLGWQFLPQIILLSALTGAVVGVALILSGRHERGAPMPFGPFLAAAGWISLMWGEQINQTYLKMVGL from the coding sequence ATGGATTGGATTGACGTCTTCGAGCAAACCCCGCTTCTGCTCTATGCGGTTTCGATCCTCGTCGGGCTGATCGTCGGCAGCTTTCTCAATGTCGTCATCCTGCGGCTTCCTCGAATGCTCGAGGACGAATGGGCTCGGGACTGTGCCGAGCTCTCCGGCACGCCGAGTTCGGCCGGCCAACCGAATCAGGAACGGCTTTCACTCGCCCACCCGCCCTCCACCTGCTCGCACTGCGGTCATCGGATTCGCGCCCACGAGAACATCCCGGTGGTGAGCTATCTCCTCCTGCGCGGTCGATGCTCGGCCTGCGGCGCGGGGATCGGTCTGCGCTACCCATTGATCGAGAGCTTCACCGCGGTGCTGACCTTGATCGTCGTCCTGCAGTTCGGCCTCGACTGGCAAACCGGCCCAGCCCTTCTGCTCACCTGGGCTCTGATCGCACTCGCCGCGATCGACGTCGACACCCAGCTTCTGCCGGACAGCATCACACTGCCGCTGGTCTGGCTCGGATTGATCCTGAGCCTTTTCGCGGTCTTCACCGATAGTCATTCGGCGATCATCGGCGCGGTCGCGGGCTACCTAAGCCTCTGGTCGGTCTTCCATCTGTTTCGCCTCACCACCGGCAAGGAGGGCATGGGCTACGGCGACTTCAAGCTGTTGGCGCTCTTCGGGGCCTGGCTCGGTTGGCAATTCCTACCGCAGATCATCCTTTTGTCCGCCTTGACCGGAGCGGTGGTGGGGGTCGCCCTGATCCTGAGCGGACGCCATGAGCGTGGGGCACCCATGCCTTTCGGTCCCTTCCTCGCGGCCGCGGGCTGGATCAGCCTGATGTGGGGGGAGCAGATCAACCAGACCTATCTAAAGATGGTTGGACTCTGA
- the coaE gene encoding dephospho-CoA kinase (Dephospho-CoA kinase (CoaE) performs the final step in coenzyme A biosynthesis.), which translates to MLVIGLTGGIGSGKSTVADALAASGAAVIDTDVIARELTEPGQPALREIAATFGADLIGPNGRLNRDALRALVFSNSDARARLEGILHPRIKDRMLKQLAETDAPYAVLVIPLLFETNQHTLVDRVLVVDLPESEQRQRVRLRSGLTDGEIDRIVSSQISRAERLARADDILDNSRDRPALLAQVEGIHRTYLALADGLNDREDC; encoded by the coding sequence ATGCTTGTTATCGGCTTGACCGGCGGTATCGGCAGCGGCAAATCGACCGTTGCGGACGCATTGGCCGCGAGTGGCGCGGCCGTCATCGACACCGATGTCATCGCGCGCGAATTGACCGAACCGGGGCAACCCGCGCTCCGCGAGATCGCCGCCACCTTCGGTGCTGACCTGATCGGACCGAACGGACGACTGAACCGCGATGCGCTGCGTGCGCTGGTATTCTCCAATTCGGATGCACGCGCTCGACTGGAGGGTATCCTCCATCCGCGGATCAAAGACCGGATGCTCAAGCAACTTGCCGAGACCGACGCACCCTACGCCGTCTTGGTCATCCCACTCCTCTTCGAGACCAACCAACACACACTCGTCGATCGCGTCCTCGTCGTCGACCTCCCTGAGTCGGAGCAGCGCCAACGCGTGCGCCTGCGCAGCGGCCTCACAGACGGGGAAATCGACCGCATCGTCTCTAGTCAGATCAGTCGTGCCGAACGGCTTGCCCGCGCCGATGACATTCTCGACAACAGCCGTGATCGCCCTGCCCTTCTGGCACAGGTCGAAGGCATCCATCGCACGTACCTCGCCCTCGCCGACGGATTGAACGACCGCGAAGACTGCTAG
- the proB gene encoding glutamate 5-kinase, with translation MISRAMIPFTRRWVVKIGSALLTRDGAGLERSMLAPWVEQISARRMAGNEVVLVSSGAVAEGMARMGWTARPKALHALQAAAAIGQMGLVRAYEDCFQARGLHTAQVLLTRDDLADRARYLNARSTLRTLLKLGVIPVINENDTVATDELRFGDNDTLAALVANLIQADLLILLTDQDGLFDRDPRAHADACLIPETRVDDPQLDQVAGGSVTGLGTGGMVTKVRAARLAARSGTPTVIAPGRGEDVLRRIGEGEGVGTLLVPFQGPQAARKQWLAGHLQVRGRLTLDAGAVSALREKGTSLLAVGVKKVQGTFRRGEVVACVDESGREVARGLVNYDVQEVERVKGEPSSRFEAILGYLDEQELIHRDNLVLL, from the coding sequence ATGATTTCGCGCGCCATGATCCCCTTCACGCGTCGCTGGGTCGTGAAGATCGGAAGTGCCTTGTTAACCCGGGACGGCGCTGGACTCGAGCGCAGCATGCTGGCGCCTTGGGTGGAGCAGATCAGCGCGCGCCGAATGGCGGGCAACGAGGTCGTTCTGGTGTCCTCGGGCGCTGTCGCCGAGGGAATGGCGCGGATGGGTTGGACGGCGCGTCCCAAAGCCCTCCATGCGCTGCAGGCGGCTGCGGCGATCGGACAGATGGGTCTCGTGCGTGCTTATGAAGACTGTTTCCAGGCGCGCGGACTGCACACCGCGCAAGTGCTCCTGACCCGTGACGATCTGGCCGATCGGGCCCGATATCTCAACGCCCGCAGCACGCTTCGGACCCTGCTCAAGCTCGGTGTGATCCCCGTCATCAACGAGAACGACACGGTTGCAACCGACGAATTGCGCTTCGGTGACAACGATACGTTGGCTGCTCTGGTCGCGAACCTCATTCAGGCCGACCTCCTGATCCTCCTGACGGATCAGGACGGCCTGTTCGACCGCGATCCACGCGCGCACGCCGATGCCTGCTTGATTCCCGAGACCCGGGTCGACGATCCGCAACTCGATCAGGTCGCGGGCGGCAGCGTCACGGGCCTAGGTACGGGTGGAATGGTCACCAAGGTCCGTGCGGCCCGGCTCGCGGCTCGCTCGGGTACGCCGACGGTGATTGCGCCCGGGCGCGGCGAGGACGTTCTAAGGCGGATCGGCGAAGGGGAGGGCGTCGGCACCTTGTTGGTGCCCTTCCAGGGGCCTCAGGCGGCGCGTAAGCAGTGGTTGGCCGGTCATCTTCAGGTTCGTGGTCGTCTCACGCTCGATGCCGGTGCCGTGAGCGCCTTGCGCGAGAAGGGGACGAGCCTCCTCGCCGTCGGCGTCAAAAAGGTCCAGGGGACCTTCCGCCGTGGCGAGGTTGTTGCCTGCGTCGATGAATCGGGACGCGAGGTGGCGCGCGGCTTGGTCAACTACGATGTCCAAGAAGTCGAGAGGGTCAAGGGCGAGCCGTCGAGTCGATTCGAGGCGATCCTCGGCTATCTCGACGAGCAGGAGTTGATCCATCGCGACAACTTGGTGTTGCTCTAA
- the cgtA gene encoding Obg family GTPase CgtA — translation MKFVDEAFIRVEAGDGGSGCVSFRREKYIPKGGPNGGDGGNGGSVYLVADANLNTLVDLRYQRVHRAERGQNGRGRDMTGRAGADLVIRVPVGTRVVERETGELIGELLESGQQMLVAQGGFHGIGNARFKSSTNRTPRQFTPGTPGERRDLQLELILLADVGLLGFPNAGKSSLIRQVSSARPKVADYPFTTLYPNLGVVRLGRDRSFVIADIPGVIEGAADGAGLGSHFLKHLSRTRFLLHLVDVAPLDEEVDPVEQVRKIEAELSAFGEGLALKERWLVLNKIDRLLPDAYAARREDIISRLEWRLPVYGISALTGEGTPVLMGDLMSRLEALAAARAAEQAGADHDAGGDGDSASPRTDWHPLD, via the coding sequence ATGAAATTCGTCGACGAGGCGTTCATTCGGGTCGAAGCAGGTGACGGGGGCAGCGGCTGCGTCAGCTTTCGTCGCGAAAAATATATACCCAAAGGCGGGCCCAACGGCGGGGATGGCGGCAACGGCGGCAGCGTCTACTTGGTCGCCGACGCCAATCTGAACACTCTGGTCGACCTGCGTTATCAGCGCGTTCATCGCGCCGAGCGGGGGCAGAACGGCAGAGGTCGAGACATGACCGGTCGTGCCGGTGCCGATCTGGTCATCCGGGTCCCGGTCGGGACTCGCGTTGTCGAGCGAGAGACCGGCGAGTTGATCGGCGAGCTTCTGGAGTCCGGGCAGCAGATGTTGGTGGCGCAAGGCGGCTTTCACGGCATCGGGAATGCTCGGTTCAAATCCAGCACCAACCGAACGCCGAGACAGTTCACTCCCGGAACACCGGGCGAGCGCAGAGATCTCCAGCTCGAGCTGATCCTGCTTGCAGACGTCGGTTTGCTCGGTTTCCCGAATGCCGGTAAATCCTCTCTCATCCGCCAGGTTTCGAGCGCCCGCCCGAAGGTCGCGGACTATCCGTTCACCACGCTGTATCCCAACCTCGGTGTCGTTCGGCTTGGCCGCGACCGCAGCTTCGTTATTGCCGATATCCCCGGCGTGATCGAGGGTGCGGCGGACGGTGCAGGTCTCGGGAGTCACTTCCTCAAGCATCTGTCGCGCACACGTTTCCTGCTTCACCTGGTCGATGTCGCCCCCTTGGACGAGGAGGTCGATCCCGTCGAGCAGGTCCGCAAGATCGAGGCGGAGCTCTCAGCGTTCGGCGAAGGACTCGCGCTCAAGGAGCGTTGGTTGGTGCTCAATAAGATCGACCGGCTTCTCCCCGACGCGTACGCGGCGCGGCGCGAGGACATCATCTCCCGACTCGAGTGGAGGTTGCCCGTCTACGGGATCTCAGCGTTGACGGGGGAGGGCACACCGGTGCTGATGGGCGATCTGATGAGTCGGTTGGAGGCATTGGCTGCCGCTAGGGCCGCCGAGCAGGCCGGAGCAGATCACGATGCGGGCGGCGACGGCGATTCTGCATCACCCCGGACCGATTGGCATCCGCTCGACTGA